A region of Alteromonadaceae bacterium 2753L.S.0a.02 DNA encodes the following proteins:
- a CDS encoding heme-degrading monooxygenase HmoA, with product MYIAMNRFKIKPGCEQDFIDIWAGRNTYLETVPGFKEFHLLRGPSTEEYTLFSSHATWESGEAFEAWTKSEAFRKAHANAGSRRDIYLGPPQLECFDVVL from the coding sequence ATGTATATTGCAATGAATCGCTTTAAAATCAAACCCGGTTGCGAACAGGATTTTATTGATATTTGGGCAGGGCGAAACACCTACCTGGAAACCGTACCCGGCTTTAAAGAATTTCACCTTTTGCGCGGCCCCAGCACTGAGGAATACACCTTATTTTCTTCCCACGCCACCTGGGAATCCGGCGAGGCCTTCGAAGCCTGGACCAAATCCGAAGCTTTTCGCAAAGCACACGCCAACGCTGGCAGTCGCAGAGATATTTATTTGGGGCCGCCTCAGCTCGAGTGTTTTGATGTAGTACTCTAG
- a CDS encoding Sel1 repeat-containing protein has protein sequence MRLQCLTAIFALTLCTMTVCTMTICVSASAAKPDTAGTAEVADLEVVDCLLPGQVRRLGNSSYVTPRRPTRTTASDCRIRGGEYVAYDRADYKTALNVWMATAEAGDAEAQVNVGEIFERGHGGTPNYTAAALWYRKAAEQGNARAQYNLGTLYEQGLGVEKDMTQALNLYRQAWGLPEDDLIFKSAAQQQQQALRDQLQQQIQQKDQQINLLKKQVAQLQKQVAASDGDAELQAQVKQLRDWISTLEAERSAADNEYSELPVFRKPSSTRDVLLQPAMATSQRDKKFGKFYALVIGNQDYQSLDKLNSPHADAKSVAEILEKQYGFSVRLLLDASNVEVMQAINALNEVVGDKDNLLIYYAGHGSRIASGDVESGYWLPVNADPPPTDTFWVSNEFVTRHLARLKAKRVLVVADSCYAGLLSSAPGYLFLGNNNSYDQNYLNYKLDKKARLLLASGSDKPVLDNAGAGHSVFARAFISALQNNTAILASPALFIQIKDQVSANAKKVGVEQEPEFKAIKGAGHAVGDFFFVPLKS, from the coding sequence ATGAGATTGCAGTGCCTAACCGCCATCTTCGCGCTGACCCTCTGCACCATGACCGTCTGCACGATGACCATCTGCGTTAGCGCCAGTGCCGCCAAACCCGACACGGCGGGCACCGCAGAAGTTGCTGATTTAGAAGTTGTCGACTGTTTGCTCCCCGGGCAGGTACGCCGTCTCGGCAATTCCAGCTATGTCACCCCCCGGCGCCCCACTCGCACCACCGCTTCAGATTGCCGTATTCGCGGTGGCGAATATGTTGCCTACGACCGCGCCGATTACAAAACAGCACTCAACGTTTGGATGGCCACCGCCGAAGCCGGTGACGCAGAAGCCCAAGTGAATGTGGGCGAAATTTTTGAACGGGGGCACGGCGGTACTCCCAACTACACAGCAGCGGCACTGTGGTATCGCAAGGCCGCGGAACAGGGCAACGCTCGTGCGCAATACAACCTGGGCACCTTGTACGAGCAGGGCCTGGGCGTTGAAAAAGATATGACTCAGGCATTAAACCTGTACCGACAGGCCTGGGGTCTGCCGGAAGACGATCTCATTTTTAAATCTGCGGCACAGCAACAACAACAGGCACTGCGTGACCAATTGCAACAACAAATACAACAAAAAGACCAGCAAATTAATTTGTTAAAAAAACAGGTGGCGCAACTCCAAAAACAAGTCGCAGCAAGCGATGGCGATGCTGAACTGCAAGCCCAGGTGAAACAATTGCGCGATTGGATTAGCACTCTCGAAGCAGAACGCAGTGCTGCCGATAATGAATACTCCGAACTGCCGGTATTTCGCAAACCCAGTAGCACCCGCGACGTTTTACTGCAACCCGCCATGGCAACATCGCAGCGCGATAAAAAATTCGGCAAATTCTACGCCTTAGTTATTGGCAACCAGGATTACCAAAGCCTGGATAAACTCAACTCGCCCCATGCCGATGCTAAAAGTGTTGCAGAAATTCTGGAAAAACAATACGGCTTCTCGGTGCGTCTGTTGCTGGATGCCAGCAATGTGGAAGTTATGCAGGCCATAAACGCACTTAACGAAGTGGTGGGCGATAAAGATAATTTACTGATTTACTACGCCGGGCACGGCAGTCGCATTGCTAGCGGCGATGTAGAAAGTGGCTATTGGTTGCCGGTAAATGCCGATCCGCCCCCCACAGATACCTTCTGGGTTTCGAACGAGTTTGTCACCCGACACCTGGCACGCCTTAAAGCGAAACGGGTATTAGTGGTGGCAGACTCCTGTTATGCGGGCCTGCTTTCCAGTGCCCCGGGCTACCTGTTTCTCGGCAACAACAACAGCTACGATCAGAATTATCTGAATTATAAGCTCGATAAAAAGGCGCGGCTCTTACTGGCTTCCGGCTCAGACAAACCGGTATTGGACAACGCCGGCGCGGGTCACTCGGTGTTTGCCCGCGCGTTTATCAGCGCCCTGCAAAACAATACCGCCATTCTCGCCAGCCCCGCGTTATTTATTCAAATCAAAGATCAGGTAAGCGCTAACGCGAAAAAAGTTGGCGTGGAACAGGAACCGGAATTTAAGGCGATAAAAGGTGCTGGCCACGCTGTGGGTGATTTCTTTTTTGTGCCATTAAAGTCTTAA
- a CDS encoding molybdate transport repressor ModE-like protein, whose product MKSQHLDWNDISLLLAICREGTVSGAARKLGVSHSTVSRRVDAIEKKWGVRLFERLANGYVMTEAGKLVLASAENIENEVFALSHNLLGQDSELRGPIRIALPDPLTSNFFMAHLSAFQKKYPDIQLHIHVANIFQNLTQREADIAIRGTRAPPENSVGRFLCGIATTVYGSREYLLDKQKPDFESLTWLVPDDDLANLPIRHWLASHYPKAHIGMCCNSMRAIAEAVKQHMGVAALPCFLADGDPHLQRLLPPITALYSELWLLMHPALRQTARIRAFVDFMCDALKADKLLFEGEASSQNIPTKYFENDGLP is encoded by the coding sequence ATGAAATCACAGCATTTGGATTGGAATGATATTTCCCTGCTTTTGGCGATTTGCCGCGAGGGCACAGTTTCCGGCGCAGCGCGTAAACTGGGCGTCAGCCATTCGACCGTTTCCAGAAGGGTTGACGCCATCGAAAAAAAATGGGGCGTAAGATTGTTTGAACGCCTCGCCAATGGCTATGTCATGACCGAAGCGGGCAAGCTGGTTTTGGCTTCTGCTGAAAATATTGAAAATGAAGTGTTCGCACTGTCACACAATTTATTAGGGCAGGACTCAGAGCTTCGCGGCCCGATTCGAATTGCACTACCCGACCCTCTTACTTCGAACTTTTTTATGGCGCACTTGAGTGCGTTTCAAAAAAAATACCCCGACATACAGTTACACATTCATGTCGCGAATATTTTTCAAAACCTGACGCAACGGGAAGCGGATATCGCCATTCGCGGAACGCGCGCGCCACCTGAAAATTCAGTCGGCCGTTTCCTGTGCGGTATTGCCACAACGGTTTATGGTTCCAGAGAATATCTACTCGACAAACAAAAACCCGATTTTGAAAGCCTTACATGGTTAGTGCCCGACGATGATTTGGCGAACCTCCCCATAAGACACTGGTTGGCAAGCCACTACCCAAAGGCTCACATTGGCATGTGTTGCAATTCAATGAGAGCCATTGCTGAAGCTGTAAAACAACACATGGGTGTCGCTGCGCTGCCCTGTTTTTTAGCCGATGGCGACCCGCACTTACAACGCCTTTTGCCGCCCATTACCGCACTCTACTCAGAACTTTGGCTACTAATGCACCCCGCGTTACGACAAACCGCGCGGATTCGTGCATTTGTGGATTTTATGTGTGACGCCCTTAAAGCCGACAAGCTGCTATTTGAAGGTGAAGCCAGTTCGCAGAACATTCCAACAAAATACTTCGAAAATGATGGTTTGCCCTGA